DNA sequence from the candidate division WOR-3 bacterium genome:
CCGGCCAGAATGCCCCGACGAATGGAGTCGTTTCCCAAGGACGGCCCGACCGAACGCTCCTCGACGATGCTCACCGGCGCAGGCAGTGCGCCCGAGCGCAGCACGATGGACAAATCTCGCGCCTCGTCCGGGTTCACTTCGTTCGTCGTTATCATCGCGTTGCCGTCCGGAATCCTGGTCTGAATTACCGGTGCTGACTTCACAACGTTGTCAAGCACAATCGCCAGCCTCCGGCCGATGTTGCGGCCCGTGACCTGGGCGAATACCGCCGCATCCTTGCGCTCCAGCTTGAGGCTTACAATCCAGGTGTTTGAAAGCGAGGGGTCCGACCCTTGGTACGGTGCGGGCCGGGCATCCTTGATGGCCGAGCCGCGTAACTCCGGCTCTGACTTCAATAGATACAGCCTCCGTATTGTCCGGCCTTGGTAGTTCTCGAGCGGCCCCATGAGAAACTGGTAGTCCTTAGGCCAGTACGGCCGGGACCGCTCCAGCAGCCCGGCAAACTCAGGATAGTCCGCTTCCTCCACCGCAAAGTCGCCGCCCACGGTCTGCACATAGCTCGTAAGACTGCCAGCTTCGCGCGAGAACTGTCTTGTCCACGTGTCGCTTGTGGCCGTATCGGTCCGGGACGAATCCACGGCCGTAGCTCCCGCACTCGAATCACCAGCCTCGACACTCAACTTCTCGTCAATCACCTTCATCGCATCGTACGCTACTCGCTCCTCGGCGACCAAATGAAAGGTAAGCTGTGCCGTCTGACCGATGAGACTCTTGGCGCGCTCCCGGTCAACGCCTGGGAGCTGAATCAAAATCCGGTCCTGACCGACCTTCTGAATTATCGGCTCAAACACACCGAACTGGTCAATCCGGTTGCGGATTACCTCCAGCGCCCGGTCACCTGCGTCCCGCGCCTGCTCGGCGGTCAGCTCGGCCTTGTCCACCTCCAGAGCCAGATGCATTCCGCCCACCAGGTCCAGTCCCAGATGAATCGAACGTTTGTGCACCGACGTCTTGTATTTCTGAAACTTGGCAATCTCGGTCTGTACCCTCAGACTGTCGTTCCGCGTGGTTGCCTCGGACAGACGTGCATTCAGAGCCCGCTCCTGCCCAGGCAGCACGAAGTAGAACTGGAACGTCGGGTACAAGGACCATAGTCCCAGAACGATCGCAACTATCAGAATTCCGAACTTCAACCTGGCGTATCTCAAATCTGTCCTCCTGCCTGCCGCAACCCGCAGCTCGGTTCTGAACTATTGATTCTTGGACCTGGGGACACTATCCGCATTTCGCTAGTATTCGTTTCATTTCGGCCACTGCGGCCGGCAGTCCGACTGCAACCGCACGGGCCACGATGGAAAATCCGATACTGAACCCTTCAGCGATGCCTCGCTCCACAATGGGCACGACGTTCAGATAGTCAAGGCCGTGACCGACATGGACAACAAGACCCACGTCCTTGGCCGCCGCCTGCGCCTGTACGAGCTCCTCAAGCAGCGCCGGCTTCCTGCGCCAGCCCCGACTGTATCGGTCTGTGTTTAACTCCACAACCCAGGCCCCGAGTTTGGCCGCGGCCGCAACCTGTTTGGGGTGTGGTTCGATGAACATACTTACCCTGATGCCGGCTCGCTTCAGACGCCGCACCTTGTCGTCAAGCCCGCGCGCTTCCGTCAGCAGGTCAAGACCCCGGGTCGTAGTCCGCTCGGTGACGAGCTCAGGCACAAGCGTCACCTGGTCCGGTTTGACCCGGCAGGCAATCCGTATCATCTCCTCGGTCGCGGCCATCTCCACAGTCAGCTCGGTCTTGATGGTCCTGCGCAGAAGCTCGACATCCCGGTCATTGATATGCCGGCGGTCCTGCCTCAGGTGCACGGTTATGCCATCAGCACCGCCAAGCTCGACCAGAGCCGCGGCCTGCACCGGGTCTGGGAAAAGCTCGCCCCGGGCCTGGCGCAGGGTAGCAACGTGGTCAATGTTCACCGAAAGCGTTTTCATGGCGCGGCGGATTCTAGGCGATAAAGCCACACCTGTCAATCACTCCCGGTATCGGCGGCACACTTTCACTGCGGTCCGCTCTCTGCACATCGTCCGTCTTGTCCGAACTACGCGCTCGCGGGTTTTGACTTCGCTTGAATTCTGCGCTACAATTGTTCCGAGGCTGAGGTAGCGAGGTCCTCTTCAGCTACCTCGACTGGAACAACTAAGCAGCATTACTGTCGGACCGGGGGATATTGAGAGGAGGTTCGGATGTGGGACACGCCTGCTGTGCCGGGTCTGCCCGGCATCAATCAAGGTACGCTCGTCTGCATTCCGGCCCGTGGGCCGCGAAGCCCGAAGCGGGGAATGCTTTGTTCGGAAGCACTCGTAGCTTTTCTGTCTAGAACCAGACAACCAAAGGTCGGTTTCCCTCGAAGCGGACCCAAGTTGGACGCTGAGCCGGCACCAATTGTTGACCCCGTACCGGAGGGAAGACCGCTGAGCAAGACTACTCTTCACTAGCCCGGGCAGCACAGCTCTGCCGGCCTGAGTCGGGGCGACTGTTTTGATACGCCAGACGGAGGAACTGACCTTGTGGCCTAGCACCCGCGATGCCAGAATTCACGCCGCAAGAGTCGACCAGCAGAGTCACACAAGAACCAGAACATCCGCGGTTCTAGCTTCGGTCCTGGTGCTGGCCGGTTCGTCTCTCGCCAGCTTGGGACGGACGATAGCGATAGAACAGTGGACGGACCGGTATGTAGCGTGGCACAAAGCCAATGAGTTCCGTGCGTTCGGCCATACCAGTTCGGCTGACCTTGCATGGTGGGAATCTTACCTTCTGCAATCTTACCTTGTCATGTACACCACAACCAAAGACACATTCTGGCTCAGCCGGTTCTGCGTCCACGCTGACACAATGATCGCCCTGATGAGCGATGCACCTGACTCGGGCAGATTCTGGCCTGGGTATCGGGACAAATTTCTCGGTTGGGGCACGAGTCGGTACGACCCTGACAGCAGTTATCAGGAATACCTAGTCCACGACGCGCAGATCTGTCTGCCGGTGGCCCGATTCTGTCGGCTTGTGCTTACGACACCGGACCTTTGGGTACAATTCGGAGCGAGGGCTAGATACTATCTATCAGTCATCGAGGCGAACATCGTATCCAAGTGGTTTGTTAATTGGAACTCCTGTCGCGGCGATGCCGAACACCTGGCCGGATTCGGCGGTTGGAATCCGCTGCCGCAGAACCAGTTTCTGGTTTTCGGGAACCTACTGCTGGTTCTATCCGACATTACCGGTTCAGTTGGCCCGGTTCCCCGCTCTTTCTATTTGAGTGTACCAGATTCAATGGCTCGGATGTTCCGGTCCAGCCTGGCTCACGACTCGATGCACGATGCTTGGCTATGGTCGCACTGGCTCCTGGCCAGCCAGCCGATGCGCTACGAAGACATTTCCCATGCCAACCTGGACATATCGTTCGCACTCGAGGCCCGTGGCCACGGTACGGTGTTCAACGACTCAGACCTCAGGTGTCTTGCTCACACTTTGACTCGAGTCATGTGGGACGGTTCAGAGATAGACCCGAAATTCTCGCGCTTTGTAAATGGAACTGGTAGTTACGCCGATTACACGCCGCTTGCTGACTGGCTCCAGCTCTGTGACTACGACCCCAAGGTGTACCAGCTCGTGCGGCAGGCGTATCTCGTACATCCGGAATGGACATTGCCGACTTCAACAAGCTCGCACCGCGCCCTTGTTACCGCGCACCTGGCCCGGCTTGCCTCAAACCCGGAACGCGAACGAGCTGCGTTCGACCGATCTACTGCGTCTGACTCATGTTGCGTCCCCGGTCCTTCAAGACCGCAGTTTCGGGAACGTGGCACCGACACTGGCCCGGCAGGGTCAATAGCCATCTCGCCGAACCCATTTCGAACCAAGACCACAATAAACCTGGCCCCGGTGACACCTGCCTCAGAGTTCCGGCTATCTACCCTTCGCATCCACGATACTGCCGGACGCCTGGTTCGCTGTATTGAATCAGACGGTGTGGAGCGTGGCGGGTCAAGCATCATCTGGGACGGTACCGACGAGTCAGGCCGACTAGTTCCTGCCGGCATCTATGTCTGCGTCCTCGAGAGTCAGGACAACCCTGTGGTCATGCCGGTCAGATTCCTGCCGGTCGCGCCCTAGCACTCTCAACGCCCCCGGTTGCAGTTGCGTTCCGAACTGCTATAATCACCGCTCATGCCAACCAGGGCCAAAGTTGCCGTCCTGTTCACTAGACCCGAAACCGTGCTCGACGACTATCGTCGGCTCATCCGTCTTGCTGAAGCCGACCGGTTCCTTTCCCCAGGCAAGACCACGATTCTCAAGGACAACATCTCCTGGCACTTTCCGATGCCTTCGGCCAATACTACGCCGTGGCAACTTGAGGGCACGGTACTGGGTCTGCGGGATTTGGGATACACGGACTTGTCGGTAGTGCAGAACAAGACCGTGGTGATAGATACGCACAAGGGCGAGGACCTGAACCGCTACGTGCCGATATTCAGGAAGTGCAATCTGCCGGTCCTGTATAACTTCAAGGCAGAGGACATCAAATGGGTTCCGTACAAACCGAAATCAGAGCTACTTGCACTGCACAAAGTCTATCCCAAAGGCCTGCGCCTGCCGGACTACTTCTTCGGCAAGAACATCGTCCATCTGCCCACAGTGAAATGTCACATCTATACCACCACCACCGGCGCGATGAAGAACGCCTTCGGCGGACTGCTCACAACCAACCGCCACTATACCCATACCTGGATCCACGAGACCCTGGTTGACCTTCTCGCCATCCAGAAGGAAATCCACTCCGGCATCTTTGCAGTGATGGACGGTACGACCGCAGGCAATGGCCCGGGTCCGCGCACAATGACTCCGGTGGTGAAAAACGTGATTCTTGCCTCCGGAGACCAGACTGCGATTGACGCAATTGCGGCCAAGCTGATGGGTTTTGATCCTTTGTCCATCGGCTACATCCGGCTCGCGCACGAACGTGGTCTTGGCGTCGGCGACCCGAAGGAAATTGAGCTCGTGGGCGACGACGTGTCCAAAGAGAATTGGGGCTTTGACGTCGGATACAACTTCCACCGGTTTCTCGGCTGGCTGTCATGGTACGGACCGACTAAGTTCTTACAGAAGCTCGTACTCCGGCCACCCCTGGTCTTCTTCCCCATACTCGTATCGGCCGTGAACCACGATGTCATCCAGTGGCCCTTGCGGTACAAGCGGGTGTACGAACGCTGGCGCAAGGAGACGCCTTGGGGCAGGCTGTTCCAGGAGTACGAACGCAAAGGCTGTCTCTTAGTAGAGTGACAAGTTGCCAGTGTCCGGCAAACCTAAGTTGCGAATGCCCGACCAGAAGGAGTGAAGCATGAGCCAGCGCCTGCCTGAAGAACTAGAAAACCTGCGCGGATTCCTGCCAGAGCTTGTGGCCGAGGTAAGGAAGAAAGCACCCTATGCCAGTGCGCTCGTGACTCAGCAGGGTGGCGTAAGCGTGTTCAAGACCAAGAGCGAAGAAAAGGTGATGCCCATCCTGCCTGACCCGGGCATCAGAATTACCGCCTGGGACGGAGCAACATTTCACTCGGTGGCAACGAACCGGCTGCAGGACCGCTGGTATCTGAAGAACCTGGCTCGCGGCCTGGCCGCCTCACTCTCGGTGAAACCCGGCCCAGTTCCGGATACCGGCCCTTCACTTGACCGACACTTCCGCACCCAGTACGAGCAGGACCCGCTTGTCATCCCGACCAGCGAACGTCAGGAGTTGTGCGGCCGGTTGTACGAGGCCATCTCCGGCCGGGACAAGCGCATCGCAATGACCCAGGTTGTGAACCGGTCGCTGGCCGAGTACCGGCTGTTCTGCGACGGTCCGCGGCTTCTTTCAAGCGAAGTCGTCCGCACCATCTTGTTCGCGGTCGCGATTGCTGCTGACGGCACAAAGCAGATTCAGAACTACGACAAGCTATCCGGCCCGGGCTGGGAAGCGCTCAGACCCGCGACCGATTCCTGGGCCCATGCGATGGCCGACGAGACGGTCGCATGCCTAGCCGCGGTTCCGCTCGAGCCCGGCGAGTACCACTGCATCCTGGACCCGGACGTGGCCGGCACCCTGGCGCACGAATCATTCGGCCACGGCTGTGAACTCGACACGATGATGCGCGGCGCAGCACGGGCGCTTCTTTTCATCGGCAAGCGGGTCGGCTCCGACCTCGTGAACATCGTTGATGAGCCAGGCCGGCCCGGTACCAATGGCTCGGTTTTCTTCTCGGACGACGGCGTACTGGCCGAGGAACCGGTCGTTCTCGTCAAGAACGGCATCCTCCAGCCCACGATGATGTGCGACCGATACTCGTACCTATTGATGAAGGACCGACTGCCCGGTCTGAAGCAGTCCGCGTCCGGCCGGCTGGAAACATGGAGCCGTCCGATCTACGCCAGGATGACCTGCACCTACTTCTTGCCGCGGCCCAAGGCAGAAGGCGGGATGACCAGAGACGAAATGATTGCCACAACTGACTCGGGCGTGCTGCTACAACGAATGACATCCGGTATGGAAGACCCACTCGGCTGGGGTGTCCAACTTCAGGTCCTGCACGGGCTTGAGATAAAGTCCGGCCAGCTTACCGGCCGGCGCCACTACCAGGTCGGCGTCACCGGATACGTGCCAGACGTGCTTGCCAGCGTGGATGCGGTCGGGACCGAACTGGACACGACCTCGGCCGGCACCTGCGGCAAGGGCCACAAGGAATGGGTGCGCAACGCCAGCGGTGGGCCGTACATCCGCTGTCGAATGAAACTGGGGTAGACGATGAAAACCGAGGAAGTAAGGTGCCAGATACAAGTTATCAGAAATCAGCGCTGCGGGCAGAAGACGGCGACCGGAGGAAACGAATGAACTTGGAACGCATCCGAGAGTATCTAGACAAGGCAGATGGCGTCAGTGACTGGATACTTTCCAGCCGGGAAACAGACTCCCTGACCATCATCCGGCTGCCGGCAATCTATACCGTGGAGTCCGGACGGTTCATTGCCCACGAAAACCCGCATCCGCGCGAAGTAATCTCCTCTCCGTCAGAAACCGTGGAGGTCACCATCTTCTCCTCATTCGAGGTAGATGGCTCAACCTGGCTTGGCGACGCATCCGGCCAGTTCACATCTGACCACGAGGCCGTGCTGAAGACGGTGACAGCCAATCTGGTTGCCGCGTGCCGTAGCCAACGCAACAAACCATTTCCCTTACCTGGGAAGGATGAGCACTACCCGGAAGTGGAACTGGCCGACCCGCAACTAGCCGGACTTGACCATGCGGCCCTGATTGAACGCGGCCAGCAGTTCAACAATCGCATCGTCGCCGCATGCGCGAATAAGCCGGGTGTCGCAGTATCCAACCTGGAGGTTTTCATTCACCGAACCCGTGTGCGGACGCTCAGCTCGGCCGGCCTTGACCTAGTCTATCCAGCCACGAGAATTGACGTTGAGATATGCTTCCTCGGTCGGCCCTCAGATGACAAGGTAGGCGAACACACTGCCCGCCTGTCCTGCCGTCGGCTCTCGGACTTGGACCCGGAAGCAATCGTGGCTGAGTACGCCGCTGCAGCCCGCGACATCGCGCTTGCTTCGCCTCCGCCCCACTGGCAGGGCCCGGTCGTACTTTCAGGAGAAGCAGCCGCTGACTTTCTCACCCTGCAGAATTCGCCACTGGTGTTTCATGCCAACGCCCGGATGGTGTACGAGAAGACCGGCCGATACGAGAAAGGCAAATCGGTCTGGGCAGACAAGCCGCTGGCCGGAGAGCCCCTGAATCTTGTCTCAGACCCGCTCGTGCCATTTGGTCTGCGCAGTGGCCGGCTGTTCGAAGCCGACGCCACCCCCTGCCGGCCGGTAACCGTCGTCAAGGACGGCTGCTACGACGGGCTGATTGGGCCCCGACGCTACTTCTACTACCTTGGACTCCTTGAGCAGGGCATTCAGCCTGCCGGAACCCTGGGCAACACTCTGATCCCTCCGGGCCAGAACCCAATCGAGCAATTGACCTCGGCTGACTGCGTTGTCGTGCGCGCGTTCTCGGCGTTCAGCGTTGATGTGGCATCGGGTCAGTTCGCGGTGGAAATCAGACTGGGCGAACTTCACAAGAATGGCAATACCACGCCGTTCAAGGGCGGCCTACTCGTCGGCAACTGGTTCGAAGCCCTGGCCGATGCTCGCTACTCGAGAGAAACTCAGGTCTATCAGTCCTATCACGGTCCAAAGGCTGTCCGGCTCGGCAATCTCAAGGTAGCCGCCTAGCCAAGGAGGTAAGATGTCAATCAAGGAAATCACCCCGCAAGAACTCGACGCAGAGCAGTTCATCGTCCAGAAGGTGAAGGAAATCACCGATGAAGTCGGCAACGGCCTGGCCATCAACGCCCTTTCCGGTGGAGTAGATTCTTCGGTCGTCACGATGCTCGGCCACCTCGCCCTGGGTGACCGGCTGCGCACCGTGTTCGTTGACAACGGCCTGATGCGCAAAGGTGAACCGGAACATGTCGTTTCAACCTTCGCCGCGCTCGGTGTCAGGGTCGAGCTGGTCCCGGCCCAGGAGGTATTCTTCCGCGCGCTTGCCGGCCTAACCGACCCCGAGGAAAAGCGCGAAGCAATCACCCGGGCATTCTACAAACAGGTTTTCGCCGACATCGTGCGCTCCAGCGGCGCAAAGTACCTGCTCCAGGGCACGAATCTCACCGACATCGAAGAGACCGTCGCCGGGGTAAAACGACAGCACAACATCTTAGAGCAGCTCGGCATTGACCCAATGAAAGAATACGGGTACAAGGTCGTAGAACCACTCACCGAACTACGTAAGGCCGCGGTCAGGATAGTTGCCAAGGCGCTGGGCCTGCCTAAAGAAGTCTATGACCGATTCCCGTTTCCGGGCCCGGCCCTGGCTGCGCGCATCATCGGCGAAGTCACGTCCGAACGAGTCGCAATCGTACGCCAGGCAACCGCGATTGTCGAAGAAACGTTCAAGGATTCTGGTGCGTTCCAGTACCTTGCAATTCTCCATGCCGACAATGTTACCGGTATCAGACAAGGTCGCCGCGAGTTCGGCCATCAGATTGAGGTGCGTTGCTGGGACAGCACCGACGCGCGCGAAGCCAGGCCAACCCGTGTTCGGTTTGAGACACTTGAACGCCTGGCCCAGCGCATCACGACCGAAGTACCGGGCGTCGTCAGTGTAACGTACAATATTGCTTCGAAACCGCCCTCGACAATCGAAGCAATCTAAGCTCTAGAACCTGACCAGCTTCAGACGCCGACCGCGGCCTGACCCGGCAAGCCCCAGCTCAAGGAAATAGACCCCGGCCCCAAGCTGGCCGGTAGCAACTCCCTCAAGTACAACCTCGGTTTCTCCGGCCGGAACTGTCTGCTCGCACAACTTGCGGCCCAACCGGTCGCACAGCCGGATTGAACCTGGTCGCTCCAAGCCGGCTGCAAGCCGGATACATATGCGGTCGCGTACGAACGTGGCGCTGGAAACCAACTCCGGCCCGGCCCGATGCGGTGGCTCAGAACTGCCGCTCGGCCTCAGGTTCTCGTACCACAACACGATGTCATCGCCGTCAATCGCTGCGAGGACGTCGGGGTCCGAATCCCTGTCCAAGTCAACCACAAAAACCTCGGCCGGCATGTAAACCGTGTTGTCCAGCACCACACGCGCAAAGTTCTCGTTGCCGTCGTTGTAGAACAGCACTACCTTGCCCTCGACCAGCTCAGTACCGACCGCATCAACGTCTGAGTCGCCGTCGAAATCTGCGCCGTAAATCGAAATCGGGTTGGCACCAGCAGCAATCATGTGCTTGGTGAACCCCTGGCTGCCGTCATTCTCGTACCAGAAGAAAGCGTCGCCGAAAATCGCCGCGGTGAAGAAGTCAATATCGCCGTCGCCATCAATGTCTCCGGGCCAAACATCGTTCAACGGTGTCCCGGCATCAATCATCCGCTTGGTGAAGGTCTGGCTGCCGTCGTTCTCGTACCACCACACTCCGGCGCCATTCAACCCGATGCCCGAGATGATGTCAATGTCCGAGTCCCTATCCAGGTCAACCGGCCATACTGCGTACACCGGCGCAGTCGTTGTCTCGATGCCGTGCTTCGTGAAAACCTGGCTGCCGTTGTTCTCAAACCACGCCACCTCGTAGCCCCACAGCGCGGCCGCAACTACGTCAACGTCTGAGTCCTTGTCCAGGTCAACCGCAAACACATCCTCGCCGTCATTCAGGCTGCCAACCGTGTAGCGGGTGAAACTCGCTGAACCGTTGTTGTCGAACCGGAACACCTGGTCTTCGGCGTCGTCGGTCA
Encoded proteins:
- a CDS encoding pyridoxine 5'-phosphate synthase; the encoded protein is MKTLSVNIDHVATLRQARGELFPDPVQAAALVELGGADGITVHLRQDRRHINDRDVELLRRTIKTELTVEMAATEEMIRIACRVKPDQVTLVPELVTERTTTRGLDLLTEARGLDDKVRRLKRAGIRVSMFIEPHPKQVAAAAKLGAWVVELNTDRYSRGWRRKPALLEELVQAQAAAKDVGLVVHVGHGLDYLNVVPIVERGIAEGFSIGFSIVARAVAVGLPAAVAEMKRILAKCG
- a CDS encoding FlgD immunoglobulin-like domain containing protein, whose protein sequence is MWPSTRDARIHAARVDQQSHTRTRTSAVLASVLVLAGSSLASLGRTIAIEQWTDRYVAWHKANEFRAFGHTSSADLAWWESYLLQSYLVMYTTTKDTFWLSRFCVHADTMIALMSDAPDSGRFWPGYRDKFLGWGTSRYDPDSSYQEYLVHDAQICLPVARFCRLVLTTPDLWVQFGARARYYLSVIEANIVSKWFVNWNSCRGDAEHLAGFGGWNPLPQNQFLVFGNLLLVLSDITGSVGPVPRSFYLSVPDSMARMFRSSLAHDSMHDAWLWSHWLLASQPMRYEDISHANLDISFALEARGHGTVFNDSDLRCLAHTLTRVMWDGSEIDPKFSRFVNGTGSYADYTPLADWLQLCDYDPKVYQLVRQAYLVHPEWTLPTSTSSHRALVTAHLARLASNPERERAAFDRSTASDSCCVPGPSRPQFRERGTDTGPAGSIAISPNPFRTKTTINLAPVTPASEFRLSTLRIHDTAGRLVRCIESDGVERGGSSIIWDGTDESGRLVPAGIYVCVLESQDNPVVMPVRFLPVAP
- a CDS encoding DUF362 domain-containing protein → MPTRAKVAVLFTRPETVLDDYRRLIRLAEADRFLSPGKTTILKDNISWHFPMPSANTTPWQLEGTVLGLRDLGYTDLSVVQNKTVVIDTHKGEDLNRYVPIFRKCNLPVLYNFKAEDIKWVPYKPKSELLALHKVYPKGLRLPDYFFGKNIVHLPTVKCHIYTTTTGAMKNAFGGLLTTNRHYTHTWIHETLVDLLAIQKEIHSGIFAVMDGTTAGNGPGPRTMTPVVKNVILASGDQTAIDAIAAKLMGFDPLSIGYIRLAHERGLGVGDPKEIELVGDDVSKENWGFDVGYNFHRFLGWLSWYGPTKFLQKLVLRPPLVFFPILVSAVNHDVIQWPLRYKRVYERWRKETPWGRLFQEYERKGCLLVE
- a CDS encoding TldD/PmbA family protein; the encoded protein is MSQRLPEELENLRGFLPELVAEVRKKAPYASALVTQQGGVSVFKTKSEEKVMPILPDPGIRITAWDGATFHSVATNRLQDRWYLKNLARGLAASLSVKPGPVPDTGPSLDRHFRTQYEQDPLVIPTSERQELCGRLYEAISGRDKRIAMTQVVNRSLAEYRLFCDGPRLLSSEVVRTILFAVAIAADGTKQIQNYDKLSGPGWEALRPATDSWAHAMADETVACLAAVPLEPGEYHCILDPDVAGTLAHESFGHGCELDTMMRGAARALLFIGKRVGSDLVNIVDEPGRPGTNGSVFFSDDGVLAEEPVVLVKNGILQPTMMCDRYSYLLMKDRLPGLKQSASGRLETWSRPIYARMTCTYFLPRPKAEGGMTRDEMIATTDSGVLLQRMTSGMEDPLGWGVQLQVLHGLEIKSGQLTGRRHYQVGVTGYVPDVLASVDAVGTELDTTSAGTCGKGHKEWVRNASGGPYIRCRMKLG
- a CDS encoding metallopeptidase TldD-related protein, with the translated sequence MPDTSYQKSALRAEDGDRRKRMNLERIREYLDKADGVSDWILSSRETDSLTIIRLPAIYTVESGRFIAHENPHPREVISSPSETVEVTIFSSFEVDGSTWLGDASGQFTSDHEAVLKTVTANLVAACRSQRNKPFPLPGKDEHYPEVELADPQLAGLDHAALIERGQQFNNRIVAACANKPGVAVSNLEVFIHRTRVRTLSSAGLDLVYPATRIDVEICFLGRPSDDKVGEHTARLSCRRLSDLDPEAIVAEYAAAARDIALASPPPHWQGPVVLSGEAAADFLTLQNSPLVFHANARMVYEKTGRYEKGKSVWADKPLAGEPLNLVSDPLVPFGLRSGRLFEADATPCRPVTVVKDGCYDGLIGPRRYFYYLGLLEQGIQPAGTLGNTLIPPGQNPIEQLTSADCVVVRAFSAFSVDVASGQFAVEIRLGELHKNGNTTPFKGGLLVGNWFEALADARYSRETQVYQSYHGPKAVRLGNLKVAA
- a CDS encoding ExsB family transcriptional regulator; this encodes MSIKEITPQELDAEQFIVQKVKEITDEVGNGLAINALSGGVDSSVVTMLGHLALGDRLRTVFVDNGLMRKGEPEHVVSTFAALGVRVELVPAQEVFFRALAGLTDPEEKREAITRAFYKQVFADIVRSSGAKYLLQGTNLTDIEETVAGVKRQHNILEQLGIDPMKEYGYKVVEPLTELRKAAVRIVAKALGLPKEVYDRFPFPGPALAARIIGEVTSERVAIVRQATAIVEETFKDSGAFQYLAILHADNVTGIRQGRREFGHQIEVRCWDSTDAREARPTRVRFETLERLAQRITTEVPGVVSVTYNIASKPPSTIEAI
- a CDS encoding VCBS repeat-containing protein, whose product is MNRRQCWVVFVIVALVPVSVSAQWQRRNLGSLVTAWSVSAADLDGDSDIDVAATGWNPGELAWFRNNGTSFTKVTIEAPMYRPRAIFLADLNRDSDIDILTVTDDAEDQVFRFDNNGSASFTRYTVGSLNDGEDVFAVDLDKDSDVDVVAAALWGYEVAWFENNGSQVFTKHGIETTTAPVYAVWPVDLDRDSDIDIISGIGLNGAGVWWYENDGSQTFTKRMIDAGTPLNDVWPGDIDGDGDIDFFTAAIFGDAFFWYENDGSQGFTKHMIAAGANPISIYGADFDGDSDVDAVGTELVEGKVVLFYNDGNENFARVVLDNTVYMPAEVFVVDLDRDSDPDVLAAIDGDDIVLWYENLRPSGSSEPPHRAGPELVSSATFVRDRICIRLAAGLERPGSIRLCDRLGRKLCEQTVPAGETEVVLEGVATGQLGAGVYFLELGLAGSGRGRRLKLVRF